The DNA window GAGCGAGATCGGAGCGTCCGACGGGCTCCCGTCCCGAGCCGGCACTCCCGCGGACCTGCGCGACGCGTACCTCTTTCTCGCCTCCGAGGGTGCGGACTACGTGACCGGCGAGACCGTGTGGGTTGACGGGGGAGCGAGCTTGTAGGCTATGATCGAGTGAAAAACGAGGAGACACAACTGTCGACTGACGAGATCGACTGAGAAATGCGCCGGCCGGGACTCTCGCGAGCGAACAACGTGAGCGAGCGGGAGTACGGGCGGCGCACGACCGAAGGGAGTGCGCCGGCCGGGATTTGAACCCGGGCCATGAGCTTGGAAGGCTCAGGTCCTACCACTAGACCACCGGCGCGCGTTTCTGGAAAAACGGTGCCGGAATAAGGAGTTTACCCTTTGAGCCGATGACGACGACCCACCTCGTGGTCTCGATCGCTCGCCCGTGTGGGGCGAGAATCGGTCCTCGAAGCGGGTCGCCGAAGCCTCGGCCGCACAGTCCCGCACCTCACGCCTCCCCAGCCTCGGTCTCGGCGACCCGCCGGAACCGCTGGCGGGTCACCTCGACCTCCCTCGCGCGGGCTCCTCGCGCCCTCCCGGTCGCTCGGAGGCACGCGCCACGATCGATGTGTCGCGGACGAACGCCGTATTCGGCTCGGTCCGCTCGAGATCACGACGAACGATCGACGATCGGGATCGGGATTCGACCGGGGTGATCACCCGTCGAGTTCGACGACCGCGCGTTCTCAGCCCCTCGGAACGCTTCCCGTCCAGCGGGAGTCGTCGTCGGAGTATAACTCGGTTCCGACGTAACGTCCACACGTGAGGTGACGCTCATGGCATACCAAACGGGGAATCCCCTGACGACCGACGTCGAGTTCGCGCTGGACGGCCCGTGGACCGCCTACTGGGTCGCGTTCCTGCGCGTCGTGACCGGCTGGTGGTTCTTCCACGCCGGCGTGACGAAACTCATCGAGGACGGGCTGGCGTACACCTACGGCCCGGCGTACATGTCGGAGATGACCGGCACGGCGCTCGGTCCCATCCCGGTCTGGATGGGGAACAACCTCGCGTGGCTCATCGAGCCCGGCGTCCCGCTGTTCGAGACGCTCATCGGACTGGCGCTCATGGCCGGCGCGCTCACCCGGTTCGCCGCGTTCGGCGGGGTCATCTTCATGGTCCTGTTCTGGATCGGCAACGCCGGCTTCGGCAACGGTCTGGTCAACGGCGACTTCATGGGCCTGCTGTTGTTCCTGACCGTGATCGTGTTGGCCGCCGGCCGGTACTACGGCCTCGACGCGGTCATCGAGCGCACCGAGTTCGTCGAACGACATCCGAAGCTGCGGTACCTGCTCGGCTGAGGAGGTGACATCCAATGAACCAACCCGACATCATCGACAGGGCGGCGATGGCGCTGAGCGCCGGACTGATGCTCACGGGGATCGTCGTGCTCGGCCTGATCGAGATCCTCGCCGGGCAACCCTACAGTCCGGTCCCGATAACCAACGACGCGGGCGAGGTGGTCGCGACCCCGCTCTTCGACCCGACGCTCCGGACGGCGTTCGTCCTCGCGGGGATCGGCGTCCTCGGCCTGTACGCGGCCTACCGGATCGTGACGCCGACGACGGAGGAGACGACGGATCGGACCGGCGTGACGGCCGACTGACGGCGACCGACGACCCGCGTTTCGACCACTGTTCTCCCGGTTTCTCCGTTCGCTCCGTTTCCGACGGTCAGCCGTCGGGCCGCGCCCCCGGCGCGCGGACGACGCCGTAGCAGTTCCCGCTGGAGACGGCGACGTCGTCGACGACGAGGTCGCTCGCCGCGAGGTCCGACTCGAACTCCTCGGGATCGTAGACGTGGTAGTACCGGGGCACCGTCTCGCCGCCGGGGAGCGTCCAGTCGACGGTCGTGTCGAACCCCTCCTCGCGGTCGAACCGGTCGTGCGCCGTGCTCCACGCGCTCACCAGCGCGACCCCGTCCGGTCGGAGCACGCGCGCGAGCTCGTCCAGGCTCCGGACCCGCGCGGCTCGCGGCGAGAGGTGATGGAGCGTGGCGACGTACACTGCGAGATCGACCGCGTCCCCCGCGACCGGGAGCGCCGCCGCGTCGCCGTGGACGAACGCGGTCCGGGCGGCGAACCCGCGGTCGCGCGCCCGCCGCACCGCTTCCCGGAGCAGTCCGCGACTGAGGTCGACGCCGACGGCTCTCTCCGCCCGATCGGCCAGCAGCTCGGTGTGTCTTCCGTTCCCGCAGCCGACGTCGAGCGCGCGCCCGACGCGTCGCCCCTCGAGGAACGACTCGACCTCGGGCCAGGCGTACTCCCGCGTCTTCGAGAAGTGGCCGGCGATCCGGTCGTACGTCGACTGCGGGTCCATACCCGCCGGTCGACGGCGACGGATATAGGTCCGGTGGACCCCCCGCCGTCTCCCCCGTTCTCCGGTCCGCCCCGCGCTCACAGCCCGCCCATCGCCGCGAAGGCGAGGAGCGTCAAGACGAGCAGGACGGCGGCGTGTTTCGCGCCGTCCTTGGCGGATCCCTCGCCGAGCTGTCCGGCGACGATCCCCGAACACAGCGCCTGAACGGCAGCTGCGTGGAAGAACAGCCGCTCG is part of the Halorubrum aethiopicum genome and encodes:
- a CDS encoding DoxX family protein, whose product is MAYQTGNPLTTDVEFALDGPWTAYWVAFLRVVTGWWFFHAGVTKLIEDGLAYTYGPAYMSEMTGTALGPIPVWMGNNLAWLIEPGVPLFETLIGLALMAGALTRFAAFGGVIFMVLFWIGNAGFGNGLVNGDFMGLLLFLTVIVLAAGRYYGLDAVIERTEFVERHPKLRYLLG
- a CDS encoding class I SAM-dependent methyltransferase; this translates as MDPQSTYDRIAGHFSKTREYAWPEVESFLEGRRVGRALDVGCGNGRHTELLADRAERAVGVDLSRGLLREAVRRARDRGFAARTAFVHGDAAALPVAGDAVDLAVYVATLHHLSPRAARVRSLDELARVLRPDGVALVSAWSTAHDRFDREEGFDTTVDWTLPGGETVPRYYHVYDPEEFESDLAASDLVVDDVAVSSGNCYGVVRAPGARPDG